A genomic segment from Streptosporangium roseum DSM 43021 encodes:
- a CDS encoding TetR/AcrR family transcriptional regulator, translated as MTDIPAPPWRRTRRANAPRTVLSRDLIVAAGLRILDAEGLDAVSMRRVAQELGTGPASLYAHVENKEELLDLIYDEVMSEIQVPEPEPERWLEQLRELIMEASRVFRAHADIAKVGLATIPTGPNALRMADAQLAVMLAGGVPPKVAALMIDRLGLYVCSDAYEGSLYLNRQRASGRDLESFLGEFFGQIEEFYRSLPADRFPHLVAQIDNLMEAGGAERFEFGLDLLLRGLASHVEAAGPTTKG; from the coding sequence ATGACCGACATCCCGGCTCCGCCGTGGCGCAGGACCCGCAGGGCGAACGCTCCCCGGACCGTCCTGAGCAGGGACCTCATCGTCGCCGCCGGCCTGCGGATCCTCGACGCCGAAGGGCTTGACGCGGTGAGCATGCGCCGGGTCGCCCAGGAGCTCGGCACCGGCCCCGCCTCCCTCTACGCCCACGTGGAGAACAAGGAGGAGCTGCTCGACCTGATCTACGACGAGGTCATGAGCGAGATCCAGGTGCCCGAGCCCGAGCCGGAGCGCTGGCTGGAGCAGCTCAGAGAGCTGATCATGGAGGCGTCCCGGGTGTTCCGGGCCCACGCCGACATCGCCAAGGTCGGGCTGGCCACCATCCCGACCGGGCCCAACGCGCTGCGGATGGCCGACGCCCAGCTGGCCGTCATGCTCGCCGGAGGGGTGCCGCCCAAGGTCGCGGCCCTGATGATCGACCGCCTCGGCCTCTACGTCTGCTCCGACGCCTACGAGGGCTCCCTCTACCTCAACAGGCAGCGCGCCAGCGGCAGGGACCTGGAGAGCTTCCTGGGGGAGTTCTTCGGGCAGATCGAGGAGTTCTACCGCAGCCTGCCCGCCGATCGCTTCCCCCACCTCGTCGCCCAGATCGACAACCTGATGGAGGCCGGCGGCGCCGAGCGGTTCGAGTTCGGCCTGGATCTGCTCCTGCGCGGCCTGGCCTCCCACGTCGAGGCGGCGGGTCCTACGACCAAGGGCTGA
- a CDS encoding helix-turn-helix domain-containing protein has protein sequence MPGGRLTHEDRRQIAIGLAEGLGYAEIARRLGRPTSTISREVARNSAPGGYLADRAQQAAGQRAHRRRPVQATEPPADELPAESVRGFVEQFATLLVGTGLPRMPARVFVCLLTSGSGGLTSAELVRRLQVSPASVSKAIGYLEEIELVRRTRDSGRRERYVIDDNVWLRAFKADTGAHAEVAAAARHGIEIFGSGTPAGTRLGQMAQFFAWISEQMNDSGLTDAVVRDALTVLAALVHAARPLTVDDLATALDWPVRRAADALDAISRRPILADPLAVERLGRGEYAVTPRPDRLSSAQRDALIVGPRATRGTRK, from the coding sequence ATGCCCGGAGGCAGGCTGACCCACGAGGATCGCCGGCAGATCGCGATCGGGCTGGCCGAAGGGCTGGGATACGCCGAGATCGCCAGGCGGCTGGGCAGGCCCACATCCACGATCAGCCGCGAAGTGGCACGCAACAGCGCGCCCGGCGGCTACCTGGCCGACCGCGCCCAGCAGGCCGCCGGGCAGCGCGCCCACCGCCGCAGACCGGTTCAGGCCACGGAGCCACCGGCCGACGAGCTGCCGGCCGAGTCCGTGCGCGGTTTCGTGGAGCAGTTCGCGACGCTGCTGGTCGGAACCGGCCTTCCCCGGATGCCCGCTCGCGTGTTCGTCTGCCTGCTCACCTCCGGCTCCGGGGGGCTGACGTCCGCCGAGCTCGTACGCCGGCTACAGGTCAGCCCGGCGTCGGTGTCCAAGGCCATCGGCTACCTCGAGGAGATCGAGCTGGTCAGACGCACGCGGGATTCCGGCCGCCGCGAACGGTATGTGATCGACGACAACGTCTGGCTCCGGGCGTTCAAAGCCGACACCGGGGCACACGCCGAGGTCGCGGCGGCCGCGCGGCACGGGATCGAGATCTTCGGCTCCGGCACGCCCGCCGGCACCCGGCTGGGCCAGATGGCTCAGTTCTTCGCCTGGATCAGCGAGCAGATGAACGACAGCGGCCTCACCGACGCCGTCGTGCGCGACGCGCTGACGGTGCTGGCCGCACTGGTGCACGCCGCTCGGCCACTCACCGTGGACGACCTCGCCACGGCGCTGGACTGGCCCGTCCGGCGGGCGGCCGACGCCCTGGACGCGATCAGCCGTCGTCCGATCCTCGCCGACCCGCTCGCCGTGGAGCGGCTCGGGCGCGGCGAGTACGCCGTCACCCCGAGGCCGGACCGCCTGAGCTCCGCACAACGCGACGCGCTGATCGTCGGTCCGCGCGCGACCCGAGGGACTCGGAAATGA
- a CDS encoding enolase C-terminal domain-like protein, translated as MPRVRELEVFRLVLPYGRRPESILVRLTDYGGMAGWGEVVDPDPKTWAFLEEGLGRALIGIDWEHPDELGAVPGGPAADMACWDLWARMRGVPLSHALGGSRTSLMATVRIGADRNLESLVARVNRHVCAGYAHITLDVHPGWDIEPLRAVRQAYPALGIGVDARGAYTDIGALEALDAYTLSSIERPFANLTDHADLQERVAAPVLLEVSSLAELDEAILVNAGRALLLRPAALGSLREVRRAHDHAVAAGWEIACAGGQGTGLARAATVAAASLPGCDLPCDVAEPPRSAQIVTPPVGATGGVVAVPLTQPGLGHTVDVDRVRRLAKESYAT; from the coding sequence ATGCCACGCGTGCGTGAGCTTGAGGTGTTCCGCCTGGTCCTGCCGTACGGCAGGCGGCCGGAGAGCATCCTCGTCCGGCTCACCGACTATGGGGGCATGGCCGGGTGGGGAGAGGTCGTCGACCCCGACCCGAAGACCTGGGCGTTCCTGGAGGAGGGGCTCGGCCGGGCGCTGATCGGCATCGACTGGGAGCACCCCGACGAGCTGGGCGCCGTCCCCGGCGGCCCCGCCGCCGACATGGCCTGCTGGGATCTGTGGGCCAGGATGCGCGGCGTGCCGCTCTCCCACGCGCTGGGCGGCAGCCGTACCTCGCTGATGGCCACCGTCAGGATCGGCGCCGATCGCAACCTGGAGAGCCTGGTCGCGCGGGTGAACCGCCACGTCTGCGCCGGATACGCCCACATCACCCTGGACGTCCACCCCGGCTGGGACATCGAGCCGCTGCGCGCCGTCCGCCAGGCCTACCCGGCGCTGGGCATCGGCGTGGACGCCCGCGGCGCCTACACCGACATCGGCGCCCTCGAGGCGCTGGACGCCTACACGCTCTCGTCCATCGAGCGCCCGTTCGCCAACCTCACCGACCATGCCGACCTGCAGGAACGCGTCGCCGCCCCGGTCCTGCTGGAGGTGTCCTCGCTGGCCGAGCTCGACGAGGCGATCCTCGTCAACGCGGGCCGGGCGCTGCTGCTGCGCCCCGCCGCCCTGGGCTCCCTGCGCGAGGTACGGCGGGCGCACGACCACGCCGTGGCGGCGGGCTGGGAGATCGCCTGCGCCGGAGGCCAGGGCACCGGCCTGGCCCGGGCGGCCACGGTCGCCGCGGCCAGCCTGCCCGGCTGCGACCTGCCCTGTGACGTGGCCGAGCCTCCGCGCAGCGCGCAGATCGTCACCCCGCCGGTCGGCGCCACCGGCGGCGTCGTGGCCGTGCCGCTCACCCAGCCGGGCCTCGGCCACACCGTCGACGTGGACCGCGTCCGCCGGCTGGCCAAGGAGTCCTACGCCACCTGA
- a CDS encoding LCP family protein produces the protein MRDRSRPSGVGTVIGWTALSAVAPGAAHLRAGWRRTGLALLSVHAVLLLGLLWIGLTSDLADLAGLAGQLAASSWLTVVTVASVALGVAWFALVVHSFVVLNPGTLPGAGQAIAGTLAGALAVAVLLPFGLVGQYAAVSQSALDKVFNAPVTPPPSDGGQDPRDPWAGRGRVNILLLGGDADTHRVGVRTDSINVASIDVATGNTVLLSLPRNLENVRFVPGSPMARRFPDGFRLPANPDGSREDLLFAVWEYADAHPEIFGGRKGQGTQTLVETIGHTLGLKIDWYALVNMWGFARLIDAIGGVRLTVPQDVVFGKYNEGLVKAGTRKLRGADAMWFARSRTNSDDFTRMGRQRCVLGALLTQADPATVLSRFNRIALATKELLRTDIPRPMLEHLVPLALKVKGAKVTSVQFVPPLINTGYPDWAKIRTVTAKAIRASAAPTAPRRHLAATARPTTPTATPGPGPDGTTAATPTPGSRITPAVTPAPRSSAARTPDATEPKGITDGCA, from the coding sequence TCAAGGCCGTCCGGGGTCGGCACGGTCATCGGGTGGACGGCCCTGTCCGCCGTCGCGCCGGGAGCCGCGCACCTGCGGGCCGGATGGCGCAGGACCGGGCTGGCGCTGCTGTCCGTCCACGCCGTGCTGCTGCTGGGACTGCTGTGGATCGGGCTCACCTCCGACCTCGCCGATCTCGCCGGCCTCGCCGGGCAACTGGCCGCGTCGTCCTGGCTGACCGTCGTCACCGTGGCCTCCGTCGCGCTCGGCGTCGCCTGGTTCGCGCTGGTCGTGCACTCGTTCGTGGTGCTGAACCCGGGCACGCTCCCCGGAGCCGGCCAGGCGATCGCCGGGACCCTCGCGGGCGCGCTCGCGGTGGCCGTGCTGCTGCCCTTCGGCCTGGTGGGGCAGTACGCCGCGGTCTCGCAGTCGGCGCTGGACAAGGTCTTCAACGCCCCGGTCACACCGCCGCCCTCGGACGGCGGGCAGGACCCGCGGGACCCGTGGGCGGGCCGGGGCCGGGTGAACATCCTGCTGCTCGGCGGCGACGCCGACACCCATCGGGTGGGCGTGCGGACCGACAGCATCAACGTGGCCAGCATCGACGTCGCGACCGGCAACACCGTGCTGCTGAGCCTGCCGCGCAACCTGGAGAACGTGCGCTTCGTCCCGGGCTCGCCGATGGCCAGGCGCTTCCCCGACGGCTTCCGGCTGCCCGCCAACCCGGACGGCTCGCGCGAGGACCTGCTCTTCGCGGTCTGGGAGTACGCCGACGCCCACCCGGAGATCTTCGGCGGCCGCAAAGGCCAGGGCACCCAGACGCTCGTGGAGACGATCGGCCACACCCTGGGGCTGAAGATCGACTGGTATGCCCTGGTGAACATGTGGGGATTCGCCCGCCTGATCGACGCGATCGGGGGCGTCCGGCTGACCGTGCCGCAGGACGTGGTCTTCGGCAAGTACAACGAGGGCCTGGTCAAGGCGGGCACCCGCAAGCTCCGCGGCGCCGACGCGATGTGGTTCGCCCGCTCGCGCACCAACAGCGATGACTTCACCCGGATGGGACGCCAGCGCTGCGTGCTGGGCGCCCTGCTCACCCAGGCCGACCCGGCGACCGTGCTGTCCCGGTTCAACCGGATCGCGCTGGCCACCAAGGAGCTCCTGCGGACCGACATCCCGCGTCCGATGCTGGAGCACCTGGTCCCGCTGGCCCTGAAGGTGAAGGGCGCCAAGGTGACCAGCGTGCAGTTCGTGCCGCCGCTGATCAACACCGGCTACCCCGACTGGGCCAAGATCCGCACCGTCACCGCCAAGGCCATCCGCGCCTCGGCCGCCCCGACCGCCCCGCGCCGCCACCTCGCCGCCACCGCCCGGCCCACGACTCCGACCGCCACCCCCGGCCCCGGCCCGGACGGAACCACCGCCGCCACGCCCACTCCTGGGTCCCGCATCACCCCTGCCGTCACGCCTGCTCCACGGTCCAGCGCCGCCAGGACGCCGGACGCGACCGAACCCAAGGGAATCACCGACGGCTGCGCCTGA
- a CDS encoding VWA domain-containing protein yields the protein MDERLRRWRLVLGGDADGTGCALGGTDAQMDGALAALYNGGKGEGADERSGGLGASAPRVARWLGDIRSYFPSTVVQVMQKDAVERLNLTRLLLEPEMLEAVEPDVHMVGTLLSLNRVMPEKARESARALVRKVVSELERRLVQKTKAAVTGALDRSARTHRPKRVADIDWDRTIRANLKNYLPERNTVVPSRLVGYGRRQRAVQREVVLCIDQSGSMAASVVYSSVFGAVLASMRSLRTSLVVFDTAVVDLTDQLHDPVELLFGTQLGGGTDINRAIAYSQGLITRPTDSIFILISDLYEGGVRQEMLRRVAQMTAAGVQVIVLLALSDEGAPFYDRDNAAALAALGVPAFACTPDAFPALMAAAIERRDIGQWAERELERTAT from the coding sequence ATGGACGAGAGACTGCGCCGCTGGCGGCTGGTGCTCGGCGGCGACGCCGACGGCACGGGATGCGCCCTCGGCGGGACCGACGCCCAGATGGACGGAGCCCTGGCCGCGCTCTACAACGGCGGTAAGGGCGAGGGCGCGGACGAGCGGAGCGGCGGCCTGGGCGCCTCCGCGCCCAGGGTGGCGCGCTGGCTGGGCGACATCCGGTCCTACTTCCCCTCCACCGTCGTCCAGGTCATGCAGAAGGACGCCGTCGAGCGGCTGAACCTGACCAGGCTGCTGCTGGAGCCGGAGATGCTGGAGGCGGTCGAGCCCGACGTCCACATGGTCGGCACGCTGCTGTCGCTCAACCGGGTGATGCCGGAGAAGGCCCGCGAGTCGGCCCGCGCGCTGGTCCGCAAGGTCGTCTCCGAGCTGGAGCGGCGGCTGGTGCAGAAGACGAAGGCGGCCGTCACCGGCGCGCTGGACCGGTCGGCGCGCACCCACCGGCCCAAGCGGGTCGCCGACATCGACTGGGACCGCACGATCCGGGCCAACCTGAAGAACTACCTGCCCGAGCGGAACACCGTGGTGCCGTCGAGGCTGGTCGGCTACGGCAGGCGGCAGCGGGCCGTCCAGCGCGAGGTCGTGCTCTGCATCGACCAGAGCGGGTCGATGGCCGCCTCCGTCGTCTATTCGAGCGTCTTCGGCGCGGTGCTCGCCTCGATGCGCTCGCTCAGGACGTCGCTGGTGGTCTTCGACACCGCGGTCGTCGACCTCACCGACCAGCTCCACGACCCGGTGGAGCTGCTGTTCGGCACCCAGCTCGGCGGCGGCACCGACATCAACCGGGCCATCGCCTACAGCCAGGGCCTCATCACCCGGCCCACCGACTCGATCTTCATCCTGATCAGCGATCTCTACGAGGGCGGGGTCCGGCAGGAGATGCTCCGCAGGGTCGCCCAGATGACCGCGGCCGGAGTCCAGGTCATCGTGCTGCTCGCGCTCTCGGACGAGGGAGCTCCCTTCTACGACCGCGACAACGCCGCCGCCCTGGCGGCCCTGGGGGTGCCCGCGTTCGCGTGCACCCCCGACGCCTTCCCCGCCCTGATGGCCGCGGCGATCGAGCGCCGCGACATCGGCCAGTGGGCCGAGCGGGAGCTGGAACGCACGGCCACATGA
- a CDS encoding Scr1 family TA system antitoxin-like transcriptional regulator, whose protein sequence is MDGGPSLDPGSPRVLFGTEMRRLREAAELSQVAVASRLGCTQTQVSRLEKATRTPSRSDAERLDRLFKTPSSSFFTRLHESIVSQSRTPAWFRDWAEEIEPTALVLRSWDPLLVPGLLQTEAYARYVLSQEPRMTPQDVEERIESPCMYGPSEWTGPGAVPFPTRPRSRRKMRTH, encoded by the coding sequence ATGGATGGTGGGCCTTCTCTCGACCCCGGCTCCCCGCGCGTGCTGTTCGGCACCGAGATGCGCCGCCTGCGGGAGGCCGCGGAGCTCTCGCAGGTCGCTGTCGCCTCGCGCCTTGGCTGCACCCAGACTCAGGTCAGCCGCCTGGAGAAAGCCACCCGAACCCCGTCGAGGTCTGATGCCGAGCGGCTGGACCGCCTCTTCAAGACCCCGAGCAGCTCATTCTTCACTCGGCTCCATGAGAGCATCGTCTCGCAGTCCCGTACTCCGGCCTGGTTCCGGGACTGGGCCGAGGAGATCGAACCCACCGCCCTCGTCCTGCGCTCCTGGGACCCCCTTCTGGTCCCCGGTCTTCTCCAAACAGAGGCTTATGCCCGCTACGTCCTCAGCCAGGAACCTCGAATGACCCCTCAAGATGTAGAGGAACGTATCGAGTCGCCCTGCATGTACGGACCATCCGAATGGACAGGTCCTGGCGCGGTGCCGTTCCCGACTCGTCCACGCTCACGCCGGAAGATGAGGACGCATTGA
- a CDS encoding serine hydrolase encodes MARALDVTRMRARVSELLAEYRIPSAAIGVLSDGEITDFAVGVKNISTREPATTDTVYQCGSVSKTWTALAFMQLVDEGKVALDEPVRTYLPDFRVADPGVSAKVTPRRLLNHTNGIEESYGDPGEDDDVYERMVENIAGAPQVHPLGHTHGYSAALGYAILARIMEVVDGKRWDDIMKDRLFDPLGLTSTSSRREHVDQDRAATGYLIRSLQEGPVLSPLGHLPRSFGPGGNVSTTARESLMMAYVFLNGGKAPNGTRIISPGAIREMTESRVPIPDPYMFGPEWALGLIVCDWHGQTVYAHDGSAVSQSARLRILPESNIAVSMLVNAGPRDSFYRKVFNEILADLGAVTIPDLPEPDPTLALDLSRYEGSYERPGTRYEVAAERGKLHLKFTLNPMEAQLLNRPEQLDYELLPISETHFLMPSDDPLEDPQTVAIYDFKNGAAQYLHINCRVNPKVNEEGATVHVMTVSTISDNDGFWGSVKKAYGQLPMGAKWTMAVASTDGTKAVNVIVHDSIDGVRSFFEDHTGPFATTEYFEADASNAVGLPTT; translated from the coding sequence ATGGCAAGAGCGTTGGATGTGACCCGGATGCGAGCTCGCGTCTCCGAGCTGCTCGCGGAGTACCGGATTCCGAGTGCCGCGATCGGCGTCCTCAGCGACGGGGAGATCACCGACTTCGCGGTCGGCGTCAAGAACATCTCCACGCGCGAGCCCGCGACGACCGACACCGTCTACCAGTGCGGCTCCGTATCCAAGACATGGACCGCCCTCGCCTTCATGCAGCTCGTCGACGAGGGGAAAGTCGCCCTGGACGAGCCGGTGCGGACCTACCTTCCCGACTTCCGGGTCGCCGACCCCGGCGTCAGCGCCAAGGTCACCCCCCGCCGTCTCCTCAACCACACCAACGGCATCGAGGAGAGCTACGGAGATCCGGGCGAGGACGACGACGTGTACGAGCGCATGGTGGAGAACATCGCCGGCGCACCCCAGGTCCACCCCTTGGGCCACACTCACGGCTACAGCGCGGCCCTGGGCTACGCGATCCTCGCCCGCATCATGGAGGTGGTCGACGGCAAGCGGTGGGACGACATCATGAAGGATCGTCTGTTCGACCCCTTGGGACTGACCTCGACGAGCAGCCGGCGTGAGCACGTGGACCAGGACCGGGCCGCGACCGGATACCTGATCCGATCCCTCCAAGAGGGCCCCGTCCTCTCACCGCTGGGTCACCTGCCGCGCTCCTTCGGCCCCGGAGGCAACGTCAGCACGACAGCCCGGGAATCGCTGATGATGGCGTACGTCTTCCTCAACGGAGGAAAGGCGCCGAACGGGACCAGAATCATCTCACCCGGCGCCATCCGCGAGATGACGGAGTCGCGGGTCCCCATACCTGACCCGTACATGTTCGGGCCGGAATGGGCACTCGGCCTCATCGTGTGCGATTGGCACGGCCAGACCGTCTACGCCCACGACGGCAGCGCGGTCAGCCAGAGCGCCCGCCTGCGGATCCTGCCGGAATCGAACATCGCCGTCTCGATGCTGGTGAACGCCGGGCCACGCGACAGCTTCTACCGGAAGGTGTTCAACGAAATCCTGGCCGACCTCGGCGCGGTCACGATCCCCGACCTGCCGGAGCCCGACCCGACCCTGGCCCTCGATCTGTCCAGGTACGAAGGCTCCTACGAGCGCCCCGGCACCCGCTACGAAGTGGCGGCCGAACGCGGAAAGCTCCACCTCAAATTCACCCTGAACCCCATGGAGGCGCAACTCCTCAACAGACCAGAACAGCTCGACTACGAGCTGCTCCCGATCAGCGAGACCCACTTCTTGATGCCTTCGGACGATCCGCTCGAGGACCCTCAGACCGTCGCGATCTACGACTTCAAGAACGGTGCCGCACAGTATCTTCACATCAATTGCCGAGTAAATCCGAAAGTCAATGAGGAGGGTGCCACGGTGCACGTCATGACTGTTTCCACAATTTCCGACAACGACGGTTTCTGGGGTTCTGTGAAGAAGGCGTACGGCCAGCTTCCCATGGGTGCCAAGTGGACGATGGCGGTGGCGAGCACCGACGGGACCAAGGCGGTGAACGTCATCGTCCATGACTCGATCGACGGCGTCAGAAGCTTCTTCGAGGATCACACCGGCCCCTTCGCCACGACGGAATACTTCGAGGCCGACGCGTCCAACGCGGTCGGCCTCCCGACGACGTAG
- a CDS encoding MFS transporter gives MTQAINTGPPAGAEPYRWRWIALCVILAAEAMDLLDSMITTIAAPSIQAGLGGPSSMIQWLSAGYTLAMAVGLVTGGRLGDLYGRRRMFAVGALGFTLCSLLCGLAVSPEMLIGSRVLQGLFGAVMVPQGLGMIKEMFPPGELATAFGAFGPIMALSTVAGPVLAGWLVDADLFGTGWRMIFLINLPIGLLSLLGAIRYLPESKPPHASRLDLAGTGLVSAASFLLIFPLVQGRDLGWPAWTFASMAASIVIFIVFGRHQSRKERAGGAPLVVMSLFRKRAFSGGLVTGLAFFSGMIGFSLVFGLYTQIALGYDPLKAGLAGLPNAVGALAGFIVVNASGLARKVGRKLIHLGTVVMAAGVAGVGVTLGLAGTGVTPWQLAPALAVTGVGMSMIMAPFFDIVLAGVEPHESGSASGTLTAVQQLGGALGVAAIGTVFFGLLKQGWSFEDTMRLTIWIEVGLLAVTFLVAFLLPLRARPEEESAH, from the coding sequence ATGACCCAAGCGATCAACACCGGACCACCCGCCGGCGCCGAGCCGTACAGGTGGCGCTGGATCGCCCTGTGCGTGATCCTCGCCGCCGAGGCGATGGACCTGCTCGACTCGATGATCACCACCATCGCGGCACCGTCCATCCAGGCCGGCCTGGGCGGCCCGTCGAGCATGATCCAGTGGCTCAGCGCCGGATACACCCTGGCGATGGCCGTCGGCCTCGTCACCGGCGGCCGCCTCGGCGACCTCTACGGCCGCAGGCGCATGTTCGCCGTCGGCGCGCTCGGGTTCACCCTGTGCTCGCTGCTGTGCGGGCTGGCCGTCTCCCCCGAGATGCTGATCGGCTCGCGGGTGCTGCAGGGCCTGTTCGGCGCGGTGATGGTGCCGCAGGGGCTCGGCATGATCAAGGAGATGTTCCCGCCCGGGGAGCTGGCCACCGCGTTCGGCGCGTTCGGTCCGATCATGGCCCTGTCCACGGTGGCCGGGCCGGTGCTCGCGGGCTGGCTGGTCGACGCCGACCTCTTCGGCACCGGCTGGCGCATGATCTTCCTGATCAACCTGCCGATCGGCCTGCTCTCCCTCCTCGGCGCGATCCGCTACCTGCCAGAGTCGAAGCCCCCGCACGCCTCACGGCTGGACCTGGCCGGGACGGGACTGGTCTCGGCCGCCTCGTTCCTGCTGATCTTCCCGCTGGTCCAGGGCCGCGACCTCGGCTGGCCCGCCTGGACCTTCGCCTCGATGGCCGCCTCGATCGTGATCTTCATCGTCTTCGGCCGCCACCAGTCCCGCAAGGAGCGCGCGGGCGGCGCCCCGCTGGTCGTGATGAGCCTGTTCCGCAAGCGCGCCTTCAGCGGGGGCCTGGTCACCGGCCTCGCCTTCTTCTCCGGGATGATCGGCTTCTCGCTGGTGTTCGGCCTCTACACCCAGATCGCCCTGGGCTACGACCCGCTGAAGGCGGGGCTCGCCGGTCTGCCGAACGCCGTCGGCGCCCTGGCCGGGTTCATCGTCGTCAACGCCTCGGGGCTGGCCCGGAAGGTGGGCCGCAAGCTGATCCACCTGGGCACGGTCGTCATGGCGGCGGGCGTCGCCGGGGTCGGCGTCACCCTCGGCCTCGCCGGCACGGGCGTCACCCCGTGGCAGCTCGCCCCCGCCCTGGCCGTCACCGGCGTCGGGATGAGCATGATCATGGCCCCCTTCTTCGACATCGTGCTGGCCGGGGTGGAGCCCCACGAGTCCGGCTCGGCCTCCGGCACCCTGACCGCCGTCCAGCAGCTCGGCGGCGCACTGGGAGTGGCCGCCATCGGCACGGTCTTCTTCGGCCTGCTCAAGCAGGGCTGGAGCTTCGAGGACACGATGCGGCTGACGATCTGGATCGAGGTCGGCCTGCTCGCCGTCACCTTCCTGGTCGCCTTTCTGCTCCCGCTCCGCGCCCGGCCCGAGGAGGAGAGCGCCCACTGA
- a CDS encoding MFS transporter — MTATTVSAPVEGIFAQRYRALTVGMVALIVLVAFEALAVATAMPVVGRELDGLALYALAFSGALAAGMIATVLGGRWADLRGPVAPLWAGVGAFVAGLLIAGLAPTMDVFILGRFVQGFGGGIFQVSLYVLVSRVYPAAMHPKVFSVFAGAWVVPSMVGPAITGVVTEQVGWRWVFLGVPLLVAPAALLLWRGLSSAPMDDHSEVSERSPILRRLGWAVLAAVGAALMQYGGAARGSGLVLLVAGLLVLAVTLPRLLPPGTLRAARGLPSVITLRGIAAGTVFGGEVFLPLMLTEERGLSTTQAGMVLTGGALAWSLGSWVVGRKRYDRVMVLRTGPALIAVGLVLMALTVFPAVPVALAFIGEAVLGFGIGIVYPTLSVLVLELSRPGEEGENSASMGIGESVFTVVTVAVVGAIVAAFGAVGHVYLVCFALTALLAGTGVLVAGRFRS, encoded by the coding sequence ATGACTGCTACGACGGTTTCCGCCCCGGTTGAGGGGATATTCGCCCAGCGCTACCGCGCGCTGACGGTGGGCATGGTCGCGTTGATCGTCCTGGTGGCCTTCGAGGCGCTCGCGGTGGCGACCGCCATGCCGGTCGTGGGACGCGAGCTCGACGGGCTCGCGCTGTACGCCCTGGCCTTCAGCGGGGCGCTGGCCGCCGGAATGATCGCCACCGTGCTGGGCGGGCGCTGGGCCGACCTCCGGGGGCCGGTCGCCCCGCTCTGGGCGGGTGTCGGCGCCTTCGTGGCGGGGCTGCTGATCGCGGGCCTGGCGCCCACCATGGACGTGTTCATCCTGGGCCGGTTCGTGCAGGGCTTCGGCGGCGGGATCTTCCAGGTCTCGCTGTACGTGCTGGTCTCACGGGTCTACCCGGCGGCCATGCACCCCAAGGTCTTCTCCGTCTTCGCCGGGGCCTGGGTGGTGCCGTCCATGGTCGGGCCGGCGATCACCGGTGTCGTGACGGAGCAGGTCGGCTGGCGCTGGGTCTTCCTGGGCGTGCCGCTGCTCGTCGCCCCCGCGGCGCTGCTGCTGTGGCGCGGCCTGTCCTCCGCGCCGATGGACGACCACTCCGAGGTGAGCGAGCGCAGCCCCATCCTGCGGCGGCTGGGCTGGGCGGTGCTGGCGGCCGTGGGCGCCGCGCTCATGCAGTACGGCGGGGCGGCACGTGGCTCCGGGCTGGTCCTGCTGGTCGCCGGCCTGCTCGTCCTCGCCGTCACGCTGCCCCGGCTGCTGCCGCCCGGCACGCTGCGCGCCGCGCGCGGCCTGCCCTCGGTGATCACCCTGCGCGGGATCGCCGCCGGCACGGTCTTCGGCGGCGAGGTCTTCCTGCCGCTCATGCTCACCGAGGAGCGCGGCCTGTCGACCACCCAGGCCGGAATGGTGCTCACCGGCGGCGCGCTCGCCTGGTCGCTCGGCTCGTGGGTCGTCGGGCGCAAGCGCTACGACCGGGTCATGGTCCTGCGGACCGGTCCCGCCCTGATCGCCGTGGGTCTCGTGCTGATGGCCCTGACCGTCTTCCCCGCCGTCCCCGTGGCCCTGGCCTTCATCGGCGAGGCCGTGCTCGGATTCGGCATCGGGATCGTCTACCCGACGCTGTCGGTGCTCGTCCTGGAGCTGTCGCGCCCCGGCGAGGAGGGCGAGAACAGCGCCTCGATGGGGATCGGGGAGTCGGTCTTCACCGTCGTCACGGTCGCCGTCGTCGGCGCGATCGTCGCCGCCTTCGGCGCCGTCGGGCACGTCTACCTGGTGTGCTTCGCGCTGACCGCGCTCCTGGCGGGCACGGGTGTGCTGGTCGCGGGCCGGTTCAGGAGCTGA